The region caaggagccggatgcaggattccatcccaggatcctggaatcatgacctgagccgaaggcagacatttaaccaactgaagcacccaggcgtcccctttgattttttaaaatattttctttttttcttaaatttgtttgtttgtttacttttaagtaatctcgacccccaatgtgtggcttgaactcaggacttcaagatcgagagttgcatgctctgccgactgagccaggcaggcaaccccttcactgtatatttttctttgtttttcagtgtaTATTTCTCAAGTATAAGCacactcgggcgcctgggtggctcagttggttaagcgactgccttcggctcaggtcatgatcctggagtcctgggatggagtcccgcatcgggctccctgctcagcagggagtctgcttctccctctgaccctcttccctctcatgctctctctctctcattctctctctcaaataaacaaataaaatctttaaaaaaaaaaaagtataagcaCACTCTTCCACATAACCACAGTACCAccttcaaaatcaggaaattattATTGATCCAATATTACCACATAGTTCCCAAATCCCATTCAAAGTTTCCAATGAAGTCCTTTAAAGTTCCAGCATCCATTCCCGATCACACTTTGTATTTTTCTACTCCCAGTGTCATTCACGCTGCAATAGTTCGTcaatctttgtctttcatgaccttgatactTTTGAAGAGTATAAGCTAGTTATTTTGTAGAAAGTTCCTCAATTTGCATTTGTCTAATGTTTTGTCAGGATTTGTGCATTTGGAACAGGAACTGCAGAAGTGATAACGTGTTCTCAGTGCAGATGCAAGGAAGAATAGAATGTTGATTTCTTCCATTACTGAGTATGCTAGCCTGGTTAAAATGGTGTTTGccaggatgcctgagtggctcagtcagttaagtgtctgcctttgactcaggtcacgatcccagggtcctgggatcgaatcctgcatccggctccttgcttaacagggagcctgcttctctctctgcctgccattccccctgcttgtgctcacatgctctctctctctctctgacaaataagtaaaatctttaaaaataataaataaaataaaatggtgtcTGCCAGGTCTCCAGCCTGAGATAGTATGTTGTACTTGTCAATAGTGCTTTATgggaaaatactttaaattaaaTATCTGGTTCCTCAACAAACCTTCACCCACTAGGTTTATTAACCATTGATGACACTTGACTGaatcaatgttttgttttgttttaattttgttgttgttgttacgaTTACTTTGGCaaagagggttttatttttacttacaaGAATTCTGCAGGAGGACGGCTGCTGGCTTTGGCTTGGTCAAATGATGACTCTGAGAGTCTCTTGGCCTTTTCCTCATGGTAGTGAGATGGCTGCTGTGGTTCCAGGCATCACATCCTCAatcaaggcaggaagaagggagtgGCATGGAGGTGTTAGCcatggctgtctctctctctttttttttttatcagataatGGTTgccaaaagatgatttttttccttttatactgGCTCAACAAAATGTTCCAAGGTggctttttcttgtatttttaccTGCCTCAGCTCTGGAAACAaccatttctctaaggagcccTGGTTTTAATGGGgaacaatatttaaaaaccaagatctgggtgctaggtgTGCTCACAGCTATCGTGTTATCAATTCTTACTTTCCTCATTCTAAATCATGTGTATGTACCTATATATAGACATTTATCTACCTAtaatctatctgtccatccatccatcacccatccatctTTAAAACCATGAGTGCACACCAATGCCCCTAATTCTAAACCAACACCAAAGTTTATCCCAGACACTTCACGTTTCTAACTTCCTTCCCTGACTCCTGTGATCCTAAATGCATTTACTCATTtttccactccccccaccccatgtgaAACCTAACTCCTAGATACACTCGTCAAAACTCagtcccaggggcgcctgggtggctcagtcggttaagcggctgccttcggctcgggtcatgatcccagggtcctgggatcgagccccacgtcgggctccctactcagtggggactctgcttctccctctccctctgcctgcctctctgcctacttgtgctctctctgtcaaataaataaataaataaaatctttaaaaaaaactcagtcCCAGATATATACCTCCTACCGAATTCCACTCCCATTGGGCACATTGGTTGAAAGCTTGGCCCCAACAAAGGAGCTGAATCCATGCATTTTACTAAAAGAATAATCAGTCATTTTTGAAGGCCTCTCGGGAACCAACTCAAAAtcttgaaaattacaaaattcgGAAATTGACAAGAAAGAATTAAGTGTTTATGCTGACCTTTACAATCTGTACCTCAGGGTAACCATATTAGATGAAAGGAAACTTCTCTTTATAGATGtattccagaaataaatgcagaaagcTAGATTTTGAATTTCATAACCCCTAATGGATTGTGAATCTAGGTGATGCTTTGCAGCAGCTGCAAACATCACAAATAAGAGACACGCTGACATCATCTGTCTCCTGGTGTGTGCACACACCACCTACAGAGCACTCAGCCCTAAATCTGATCAATCTCTAGATCTAACTATTCATTTACAGGAAATGCAGGGGACAAAGGCACATGGGAAATAACACCATGgtccatagagacaaaaagcagattggtggttgccagggactggagaaggggaaatggggaggaaCTGCTTAATGGatatgagatttctttttggagtgatgaaaaaaaattctgaattacaGTGTGGTGTTTGCACAACCTTGTGCATGTACTAAAACCACTggatgtacatttttaaatgaatggggtgcctgggtggctcagtcagttgggcgtcggcctttggctcaggtcatgatcccagggtcctgggttccagccccgtgtggggctccctgctcagctgggagcctgcttctccctctccctttgcccctccccctgcttgttctctctctctctcaaataaataaaatctttttaaaaatctccttatgggggcgcctgggtggctcagtcgttgggcgtctgccttcggctcaggtcatgatcccagggtcctgggatccggtcccgcatcgggctccctgctcggcggggagcccgcttctccctctcccactccccctgcttgtgttccctctctcgctgtgtctctctatgtcaaataaaattaaaaaaaaaaaaaatctccttaaaaaaagagagcacctgggtggctcagttggttaagtgcctgccttcgcctcaggtcatgatgccggggtcctgggatcaagctccgcatcaggctccttgctcagcagggagcctgcttctccctctccctctccctgctgctctccccgcttgtgctctgtcgaatcaataaataaaatcttaaaaaaaaatatttagggggGGGGATATGTCCAGGATTTGCACACAGGAAGAGAATGGGGTGAAACCAGATTGGTTGAAGTTGGGTAGTGGGCTTATGGGAGTTAGACTATtctctccacttttattttttaaagattttatttatttgagagacagagaacataagtggcaggggcaggagcagtgggagagagagaagcagactcctcgcggagcagggagcccagcctggggctcgatcccaggaccctgagaccatgacgtgagccgaaggcagacgcttaaccgactgagccaccccggcgcccctctctccaattttaaatgacataattCATTTAGGTTAACACAGTTTGtggaaaaattaaacacagagttaccctATAACCCAGCGATTCCATTTCTGGCTATCTACCCAAAAGAGCTGAAAGCAGGGACCTGAACACCTCTATCTGTACACCCGTGCTCGCAGCAGCATGCTCCACAATGGCCAacaagtggaagcaacccaaatatccatcgatggatgaatggataagcaaggAGCGGACTATCCATACAACGGGTTATCATTCAgccttttattaaaaaggaaCTTCTAACacctgctacaacgtggatgaaccttgaagacattatactaagtgaaataagccagtcacaaaagaacaaatactgtaggattccacttagaGGTCCCTAGAGGAGTCAAATGCACAGACAGGAAGTAGATGATGGGAgccagggatggggcagggggtggggagatggtgcTTCACGGGGACAGTGTctcaattttgcaagatgaagagttctggagacgGACGGTGGGGATGGTTGCTCAACactgaatatacttaatgccactgagctgtacacAGAATAGTGGTCAAGATGGCCAATTTAATGTTGTGTATTCTATCAccattgaaaaaaaaacagacttaagaacagtgcctggcactgagtGAACATGCTGGGCTTACTACATCACTGAAATCAGAGTAACTGAAACAGCATCGCTGGACTGTAACCCCCAAGGGGACAATGTCATCTCAGTCTCGTTCCCTGGCATGTGCCTCGGGCCCGGCCAATCCACGGAGGCTCAGGAGAGATCTGATCTTTGGACTGCCTGAAACCTTGCAGGGTGCCTCATTACTTCACCCAGCCTGCCTAAGCCTCTGCCCACCCTCTGTCCTCCCCATGCCCACCCTGCCCAAATCCAGATTCGGCACCCCCAGGGTCTGAGTGAATGGCCCCTGGAGTGTTTGTGGCCCCACCAGATCCCCCGCTGTCCTACTGCTGGCCTTGGCTCAGGATGCCCCCTGGCCTGGAGCACACACCCTGCCTCACTCCAACTCCCCTATGGGAACAGCCCCCTGTGGCTCAGGACTCTTCTGGAAAGACTGCCTGGGTTTGCCCAGCTCTCCAGGCAGGGTGGCCAAAGCCTGACATTGGGAGACATAGACCCCCATCTCTGGTGGCTCTTCAAGGGGTCAAGGGCATAAGTGGCTTCAGCGAGAGGGTAGAGCTTCTAGAACAGCTGCAGGCACTCAGGTGAGAGAGGAGTTACTGGGTCACATGGTCagggcagggttgggggtgggagggatccacacaggcctgggaggggagggggacagcaACACTTCCACCATAGTGGCAAATGGCCCTCAGGCCAGCTCTGCCTACATGGACCAGGGGAGAAGCTGGatcctggggagaggcagaggaactCCAGGCCGCCTGCCTCCCCTCTGTCACCAGCGTCCTCCCATTGGGCCCTCCTTAAAGGGCAGCCTGGCATGGGGAGAGCTGGGGTGGCGCCGGTATCACCAACATCCCCTGGTCGCGCCCCTCTTGCTTGTCCTTGACGGGACCCCAGGGGAGGCCGCGGCCGTGGGCAGCAGATGGAAGTGAGGACAGCCCAACCCCAGGGCTGGGAATGGGGAGCAGCGGGCACAGGTCAGCCCCTGCCAGGAGGCACCCTCAGCTCCTGGGCCGAGAAGTTGAATAACATCCCCCAGCCACAGGGGCAGCTTGGAGAGggcacccacccctcccccgcagGCCAAGGCCCCTGTGGTCAGCTCGCGGGCCTCCGCACTGTCCCGGGTGGCGCTTGGACCTGCTCTTCTAGCTCCCTGCGGGGCTGAGCCGGGCCGACGCAGTCCGCAGTGGGACGTGTGCCTCGGGAAGCCCTGGCCCAGCCGTGGCCGCCTGGCGGAGAGAATGAAGACAAAGGCGCAGCGGCAGGTTTCTGTACAGGAAGTCGGATTATACATTTTAGTAACGGGCGGAAGAAATGAGGCATCGGGGCAACAGTGCGGGGGCCACAGGGAGAATAAGAGGTCGAGAGCTGGGGTTTGGCGTCAATCTTACAAAGTGTATAAAGAATCTGTGTTTCtctacaataacaaaaaaaccaaagGCTACAAGAGCGGTTGTATATACAAAACACGGAGATATTGCTTCACTTGCAAACAGGTTCCTGACCAGACGGGAGACAAGACACAGAGGGGCCCAAGGGGCTGGAGAGCGCGCTGCGTGCAAAAGGAGGGTGAGGGGGGAGAGGGCTCTTGTCCCAGCATAAATCTACAGGCAGGAGCTGGAGTCGCGCACGCACAGGAGAGGTCGAAGGCGTGTGCCGCTGCTGGCTGTGCGTGGGGGAGCAAGGGGGCCGGGAGCCAAGAGTGTCCGCCTGCCCCGGCCCCCTGGCGCCTTGCTCTTCGAGCATCAGCTCGGAAGGGGGTTCTGGGTGCGGattgggggcggaggggggggtcAGTGGGGCCAACTGGCCACAGAGGGAGGGAAGCGATCGCTCCCTGGAGTCTGCCGGGGAAAACTGGAGAAGCCCGCTCGGCACGCCCCTCCTCCTCGCCTCTGGCCGGCCCTGTCCAGCCTGCCACCCTCCCTGGCCCGCCGAGATGCACCCTGGGACCCGAGAAGAGGAGGCGCGGCGACCCGGGCGTCTGGTCTGGTTTTCCTCGAGCCGGGACGGCAGTTGCCACTCGACGACTCCTGTTCTTCCTGTTCTTCCGGGGCCGCGGCCAGCCATGCGGAGCTCGGTGGGAGGGACGGAGAGGGCGGGGCAGGGGAGCGcagcgcggggcggggcgggcggagGACGGGGACGCGCACGTGCACGCGCACGCGGGCGGGCCGCGGGGCGCTCACAGGTTCTGGCAGCACTGCAGCTTGTTGGGTTTCTGTCCGTCGGTGGTGGGCGGCACGCTGATGTCCACCACGTTGTTGCCGGGGGACTCATCGTGGGCTGCGCGGTCTGCGATCTGCTTCTGTGACACGATGCGGTAGATCTCTGCGGGTGGGGGAATGCGGGGTGACACATCTGGACCTCAGTGCCCTCTGGGGAGCTCCCCCCCAGGCTGAGCCCAAGACCCCTCTTAAAGGCCCCCCCTCTGTGCCCCGTGTGTCCCCCCATCATGTCGGGGGGAAAGACAGCAGGGGCTGGGCTCCTGGAGGCTCCCACCCGGTCACCAAGTGCTGGCTGGGTGCTCAGCGAGGCCGGGACCCACGTCTGGTCACAGAGCTaacccccccagccccgcctctTCTCCTGTAAGATCAGAGGCCCCTCCTCCTCAGAATAAACgcccaggagcccaggggccCTGGGCCCCCGCCGCTGACCCAGCTGGCTGTTCTGGGGTGCGGCCACGGCAGAGGGGGGTCTCTGTGTCCTCAGGATCTGGCCTGATCCCAGGAAGCACACCGTGTCTGTCCTCATGTCCAGACCGGCTTGCAGGTTTCAAGAATAAAGCTTCAGGGACTGTGTTCTGGAGCAGGCAACCGGGGTGGACCGTGCCCTTCCCAGGCCCACCCACAGTGGGCATGTTGGGGTTACTGTGGCCCCAGCCAGGCCCAGTGACCACCTGTGAGGATGTTCTTGAAAGCTTCCTCGACGTTGGTGGAATCCAAGGCTGAGGTCTCAATGAAAGACAAGTTGTTCTTTTCTGGAACAAAAAGAATGTTGCTCAGgtgagcagtgggggtgggggggagggctaCCCTGCATCCTCCCAGGGACCCTGCTTGCTTCCCACTTGCCTGGCCCAAGAAATGAATGGTGGGAGCCAAAGAGACAGGACTGAGATGCCCACACCTCAGGAAGGGGAAGCTGGCAGGGGTCTGCCTTCCAGATGGTTCTCTGATGCCTCAGTCACAGTCCCACTTTCAGGAATGTGGCCCCCGGGGGAGGCCCGGGCATGCGGCCCCGTGTGACACccacaccacccctccccccacccagccacaCCTGCTCCGGCCCGGCATGACTCACCTGCAAAGGCACGAGCCTCATCAGTGGGCACGGCCCGCAGGTGGCGCAGGTCGCTCTTGTTGCCCACCAGCATGATGACGATGTTGCTGTCGGCGTGGTCCCGCAGTTCCTTCAGCCAGCGCTCCACGTTCTCGTAGGTCAGGTGCTTGGCGATGTCATACACGAGCAGCGCGCCCACTGCGCCACGGTAGTACCTATGGGGGCAGTGCGTGAGCTACCCACAGGGGCCTCCCAGGCTCGGTGGGCAGCAGCTCCTTGGCCCCCACACATGGGGCAGGAGGCACAGAGCCTGCCCGAGGGGTGGCCACTGGGGCCTCGAGGGTGGGGTGTGTGTCCCCCAAGTTCTGGCTCTGCTCCCCAGGTTCATCTCTGGACTATGGGGCCAGAGTAAGGAGTTTGGGACCTGGGGTCAGCAGACCCTCACGGGGTCAGTcacaaaagggaaggaaagggccGCTGCTGGGCAAAAGCCCTGATGCCCACCATGGCTTGGCCAGTCTGACCACCAAGGCGACTGACAGACACCCATCCACCCCGAGGGATTAGGGACATGAGAAGGTGGCCAGGCATCAGTGGAGGGAGTCCCGAGGGCGCAAGTGACTGACTGAAAGTGGCGGGATGCTGGGAGGGTCTAGGGAGAGGCAGCCCCAGTGGGTCCTGGTAGCGGGGGACCACAGGGAGGCGAGGGATGCCAGGCCTATGTGGGAGGACAGGGCGAGGGTGGGACAGGGTCTGAGCTGAAGCGCAGAGGGAAGCTGAGGGAAGACAGGCAGGGCAGGcgaggaggcagggctggggagcgGGCAGAGGGGCCAAAGCCAGTCCGGGGTAACAGCCTTCACGGTGCAGCCAGCT is a window of Zalophus californianus isolate mZalCal1 chromosome 1, mZalCal1.pri.v2, whole genome shotgun sequence DNA encoding:
- the RAB11B gene encoding ras-related protein Rab-11B, translated to MGTRDDEYDYLFKVVLIGDSGVGKSNLLSRFTRNEFNLESKSTIGVEFATRSIQVDGKTIKAQIWDTAGQERYRAITSAYYRGAVGALLVYDIAKHLTYENVERWLKELRDHADSNIVIMLVGNKSDLRHLRAVPTDEARAFAEKNNLSFIETSALDSTNVEEAFKNILTEIYRIVSQKQIADRAAHDESPGNNVVDISVPPTTDGQKPNKLQCCQNL